One Dysidea avara chromosome 7, odDysAvar1.4, whole genome shotgun sequence genomic region harbors:
- the LOC136261765 gene encoding uncharacterized protein codes for MASKPVVLPEIFQGNTSWDDWLEHFDRVAAVNDWTANATKLKWLKVRLTGKAAAALRRLPDETKNDYGALTEALKKRFEPASKKDLYMADLQVRKKRKDEDWASFGDSLRLLTEKAYPGLQDEEQEVLALNQFLAQLEHPQINFAVRQKQPKTVDQAVQYTMEAESYLNPYKRTTNAMVPTHPGLKDPDQSVAAAINREDSQSMMPAIMKRLEAIEIQLKSAAKPKRKWDNCSTTAPGRQTQAAGQPSKSIVCFKCGQEGHFARGCAAGVTQQQQHTVSKQSMNAVTKADNSDSESDKSDQSMNTVIQKDNNTPPTEDLIPVSLSTVTPIDYSLLGTISGIPVKFLVDTGAAVSILSKQLQTS; via the exons ATGGCCAGCAAACCCGTAGTTTTACCGGAGATTTTCCAGGGCAACACCAGTTGGGACGATTGGTTGGAGCACTTTGATCGAGTAGCAGCTGTGAATGATTGGACGGCCAATGCAACTAAGCTTAAATGGCTTAAAGTccgcctaactggtaaagccgCAGCAGCGTTGAGACGTCTTCCGGATGAAACAAAGAATGATTATGGAGCTTTGACTGAGGCGCTCAAGAAACGTTTCGAACCAGCGAGCAAGAAAGACTTGTATATGGCAGATTTGCAGGTCAGAAAGAAGCGCAAGGACGAAGACTGGGCGTCCTTTGGTGACAGTTTGCGTCTGTTGACGGAGAAAGCTTACCCAGGTTTACAAGATGAAGAACAGGAAGTGCTAGCTCTCAATCAATTCTTAGCACAATTGGAACATCCACAGATAAACTTTGCTGTGAGACAAAAGCAGCCAAAGACAGTTGACCAAGCTGTACAATACACTATGGAAGCTGAATCATATTTGAACCCATACAAACGGACCACTAATGCTATGGTTCCTACGCATCCAGGCCTAAAGGATCCTGATCAATCAGTAGCAGCTGCAATTAATAGAGAAGACTCACAGTCAATGATGCCTGCAATCATGAAGAGGCTGGAAGCAATTGAGATTCAATTAAAATCAGCAGCCAAGCCTAAGAGAAAGTGGGATAATTGTAGTACCACAGCACCAGGTAGACAAACCCAAGCAGCTGGTCAGCCTTCCAAGTCAATTGTATGTTTCAAGTGTGGTCAAGAAGGCCACTTTGCACGGGGCTGTGCAGCTGGAGTcacacagcagcagcaacatacTGTTTCTAAACAGTCCATGAATGCAGTAACCAAAGCAGACAATAGTGACAGTGAATCTGACAAAAGTGACCAGTCAATGAATACAGTGATCCAAAAAGACAACAACACCCCTCCTACTGAAGATTTGATTCCAGTGAGCTTGTCTACAGTCACCCCTATTGACTACAGTCTGCTGGGAACCATTAGTGGCATACCTGTGAAATTCTTAGTGGATACTGGAGCTGCAGTGTCCATTCTGAGTAAACAG TTGCAGACTTCCTGA
- the LOC136261242 gene encoding biogenesis of lysosome-related organelles complex 1 subunit 2-like, producing MAAEEDGGTESVDLKDLCKEMFDKITQYLNGELTATSEEYKLLQQLNQITLAKYTDMCAIAHRLNEVSSRVNDNYKSLQPYLEQIDQLEASVSTLEQTAYRLDAYSKKLEAKFKAIERR from the exons ATGGCAGCTGAAGAAGACGGTGGAACAGAATCAGTTGACTTGAAGGATTTGTGTAAAGAAATGTTCGATAAGATTACTCAATACTTAAATGGCGAGTTGACTG CTACTAGTGAGGAGTACAAGTTATTACAGCAACTGAACCAGATCACACTAGCCAAGTACACTGACATGTGTGCCATTGCTCATCGACTGAATGAGGTGTCCTCTAGAGTGAATGATAATT ATAAGAGCCTACAACCTTACCTGGAACAGATAGACCAGTTGGAGGCTAGTGTGAGTACACTGGAACAAACTGCATATCGTCTGGATGCTTACAGCAAAAAGTTGG AGGCCAAGTTCAAGGCAATTGAGAGAAGATGA